In Methanonatronarchaeum sp. AMET-Sl, one genomic interval encodes:
- a CDS encoding PHP domain-containing protein, translating into MFEKEPENEVLKLKVDPHVHSEDSFDGKEPVELIIEQAADIDIDVIVITDHNKIDNSLKGCELAEDIEDLMVIPGIEISTRHGHLLGIGIDKRIPSGLPINETVRRIREEGGVAIIPHPFQKSRHGVRKKNIDECDAIETLNAWFFTGIQNKRARKFAEKHGYTKIGASDAHSLGTIGKCYTEITFEDKKSLSEVEIQEVLETINNGGTKITGKRAAMHKHIYHYVKAFFRKTAYILKKILKTFLKPFKSTFNFLNK; encoded by the coding sequence TTGTTCGAAAAAGAACCTGAAAACGAAGTTTTGAAATTAAAAGTAGACCCTCATGTTCACTCCGAAGATTCCTTCGACGGAAAGGAGCCGGTTGAATTAATTATTGAGCAAGCAGCCGACATCGATATCGATGTAATAGTTATAACAGACCATAATAAGATTGATAATTCACTTAAAGGATGTGAACTTGCAGAAGACATAGAAGATTTAATGGTTATCCCTGGAATCGAGATCAGCACTCGACATGGCCATCTTCTTGGAATCGGAATTGATAAAAGAATACCTTCAGGTTTACCAATAAACGAAACCGTCAGACGTATTCGCGAAGAAGGTGGCGTCGCAATCATCCCCCACCCATTCCAGAAAAGCAGACATGGTGTACGTAAAAAAAACATAGATGAATGTGACGCAATTGAGACATTGAATGCCTGGTTCTTCACCGGTATCCAGAACAAGAGAGCTAGAAAATTTGCCGAAAAACATGGATATACAAAGATTGGTGCCAGTGATGCACACTCCCTCGGTACAATAGGCAAATGCTACACCGAAATAACGTTCGAAGATAAAAAATCATTATCAGAAGTCGAGATACAAGAGGTTTTAGAAACGATCAACAATGGTGGAACCAAAATCACTGGAAAGAGAGCTGCAATGCATAAACACATCTACCATTACGTCAAGGCTTTCTTCAGAAAAACCGCATACATCCTTAAAAAAATCTTAAAAACATTTCTAAAGCCATTTAAATCCACATTCAATTTCTTAAACAAGTGA
- a CDS encoding DUF6293 family protein, with the protein MEEIVHITPLGFEIDRVIQPLEKYPANRIHILTVDSEKHGHRLYKKQKKYTKKIKQKLNKLKIEFKIHDTDIFNLIDVMDKTSSLIKKEKTNGSRIYINISGAGRLTAVATTLTGMYHDINTYYVKADRYPDSQKEKNKHGLSIVETNQIQEIKNLSFKKPSEEAITVLKTLDKKGPQKTDDLLNQLSKKHSRYKFKGRYQDLNRKKKQKLIMRLNRGILDKLEKNGYITREKTGRRNIIKKTETGKYIAKIS; encoded by the coding sequence ATGGAAGAAATCGTTCACATAACCCCGCTTGGATTCGAGATAGATAGGGTAATACAGCCACTTGAAAAATATCCTGCTAACCGAATACATATACTAACCGTTGACAGCGAGAAACACGGACACAGATTATACAAAAAACAAAAAAAATACACCAAAAAAATCAAACAAAAACTAAATAAACTAAAAATCGAGTTCAAAATCCACGATACAGATATCTTCAATCTAATCGACGTAATGGACAAAACAAGCAGTTTAATTAAAAAAGAAAAAACCAACGGCTCCAGAATCTACATAAACATCTCAGGTGCAGGCCGACTAACAGCTGTAGCAACAACACTAACAGGCATGTACCACGACATCAATACATACTACGTAAAAGCCGACCGATACCCAGATAGCCAAAAAGAGAAAAACAAACATGGACTAAGCATCGTCGAAACAAACCAAATACAAGAAATAAAAAACCTAAGTTTTAAAAAACCAAGCGAAGAAGCCATAACCGTATTAAAAACATTAGACAAAAAAGGACCACAAAAAACAGATGACCTACTCAACCAACTATCAAAAAAACACAGTAGATATAAATTCAAAGGCAGATATCAAGACCTAAATAGAAAAAAGAAACAAAAATTAATAATGCGTTTAAACAGAGGAATACTAGACAAACTAGAAAAAAATGGATATATAACACGAGAAAAAACTGGAAGACGCAACATAATCAAAAAAACAGAGACTGGAAAATACATAGCAAAAATAAGCTAA
- a CDS encoding PD-(D/E)XK nuclease family protein, whose translation MEVCQALSIDELFDLVRDYDLVLTVEAPLADSLNSRVEQAFLGDFATTPRRYVYTESKTDLMNKKELFHHIDNELEFGWKKTAYLLEEIIDCWLETGNPHKILNYNQYNRSEVKKILDILLTTRNIYRAMDRYRITGSSVAVVGFHQFKELDKKLLPDSFDKINVFKESKTTLPRFNVFNSGIEIVQALSKNVSKNNAGDTAFVLNQSSRYQPLVMSMLESKNIPYLTQRDINENIDFRNFHSLCRTATTQKRFKVGELQPLLKNLDIDINRQYNQKYIDSIESEKLQQILEKTKDSTIKEALNQYTQTIGRKLNQITEFYREAGLLDSVITEELLDLVEFYLDVFDINWETDNYGGVLFVSPKNIAWVDRPQIFHIGMNSEWSSKTPTKPWIDKNKYHQTKLKNFKILIQNQNSYYMVQNKHQNEEVTPCYYFNQIHDKEFTKFTDLPYRKYGEKPTQKLQAFNKKDLNIKPKQIDLISQSDLNKLVECPRNYYFNKLIPLSEQDYFKKGRLFHDYAEFYHNHPEYTDKNQQKFIKYMVSEMEPLVENQYLPILKTEFINGTQNIKKYIDENQVQETKPNGYTKNNYKDQNIFSTKTNKPITSGLTEVWFEDRELGCRGKIDLIKNKKQLVDYKSSKNKKTSSNIIKNSNIDILKNKPNFQAILYLMHHRKTQPKTEIDFIYYYFLNNIENQIQGKSNYKNNITKITYYPNTFQKQITQKTAYNWLCKTSKTRKRFLEKIGPENYQKAMEKITISKKAEYDKDLLTKECLDELKNNYSKFLEIGRGKDVTARQLEKRTNGLLRKLVDYRLNNYFKEDIDRFEIFLNKKLTELNKYKRSRFPVGEPDFDKLDYPDLIIK comes from the coding sequence ATGGAGGTATGTCAGGCTCTTTCTATTGATGAATTATTTGATTTGGTCCGGGATTATGACCTTGTTCTCACCGTTGAAGCACCTCTAGCCGATTCATTAAACAGTCGTGTTGAACAGGCTTTTTTAGGTGATTTCGCCACAACCCCACGTCGCTATGTGTATACAGAATCAAAAACCGATTTGATGAATAAAAAAGAACTATTCCATCACATCGATAATGAACTGGAGTTCGGTTGGAAAAAAACAGCCTACCTACTTGAAGAGATAATCGATTGTTGGCTCGAGACCGGTAACCCCCACAAAATCTTAAATTATAATCAATACAATCGAAGTGAAGTAAAGAAGATATTAGATATATTGTTAACTACAAGAAATATCTATCGAGCGATGGATAGATATAGAATAACCGGTTCTAGTGTCGCTGTCGTTGGTTTTCATCAATTTAAGGAATTGGATAAAAAATTACTACCAGATAGTTTTGATAAAATAAATGTATTCAAAGAATCTAAAACAACTTTACCACGTTTTAATGTATTTAATTCAGGTATAGAGATCGTTCAAGCGTTATCTAAAAATGTCTCTAAAAATAATGCTGGAGACACCGCTTTTGTCTTAAACCAATCAAGTAGATACCAACCATTAGTTATGTCGATGCTTGAATCTAAAAACATCCCCTACCTAACCCAACGGGACATAAATGAAAACATCGATTTTAGAAACTTCCATTCACTCTGTCGAACCGCAACAACACAAAAACGATTTAAGGTAGGAGAACTCCAGCCATTACTAAAAAACCTAGATATAGATATCAACCGTCAATACAACCAGAAATACATCGACTCAATAGAATCAGAAAAACTCCAACAAATCCTTGAAAAAACCAAGGACTCAACTATAAAAGAAGCACTCAACCAATATACCCAAACCATAGGCCGGAAATTAAACCAGATAACCGAGTTCTATAGAGAAGCCGGTTTACTTGATTCAGTTATAACAGAAGAGTTATTAGACCTGGTTGAGTTCTACCTCGATGTCTTCGATATCAATTGGGAAACAGATAATTATGGCGGCGTCCTATTCGTTTCACCCAAAAACATAGCCTGGGTAGACAGACCCCAGATATTCCATATCGGAATGAATAGTGAATGGAGCTCTAAAACACCAACCAAACCCTGGATAGACAAAAACAAATACCACCAAACCAAACTCAAAAACTTCAAGATATTGATCCAAAACCAAAACAGCTACTACATGGTGCAAAACAAACACCAAAACGAAGAGGTCACTCCATGCTATTACTTCAACCAAATACACGACAAAGAGTTCACAAAATTCACCGACCTACCCTACAGAAAATACGGTGAAAAACCCACTCAAAAACTCCAGGCCTTCAATAAAAAAGACCTAAACATCAAACCAAAACAAATAGATCTAATCAGCCAATCCGACCTCAACAAACTGGTCGAATGTCCAAGAAACTACTACTTCAATAAACTAATACCACTCAGTGAACAGGACTACTTTAAAAAAGGCCGTCTATTCCACGACTACGCCGAATTCTACCACAACCACCCAGAATACACAGATAAAAACCAACAAAAATTCATCAAGTATATGGTATCCGAGATGGAGCCATTGGTAGAAAACCAATACCTCCCCATACTAAAAACCGAGTTCATCAATGGAACACAAAACATAAAGAAATACATCGATGAAAACCAAGTTCAAGAAACCAAACCCAATGGATATACAAAAAACAACTACAAAGATCAAAACATTTTCTCAACAAAAACAAACAAACCAATAACATCCGGACTAACAGAAGTTTGGTTTGAAGACCGAGAACTAGGTTGTCGAGGAAAAATCGATCTAATAAAAAACAAAAAACAGTTGGTTGACTACAAAAGCAGTAAAAACAAAAAAACTAGCTCCAACATAATAAAAAACTCAAACATCGATATACTGAAAAACAAACCAAACTTCCAAGCCATCCTCTACTTAATGCACCACCGTAAAACACAACCCAAAACCGAGATAGACTTCATATACTACTACTTCCTAAACAACATCGAAAACCAGATACAAGGCAAATCCAATTACAAAAATAACATAACAAAAATAACATACTACCCAAACACATTCCAAAAACAAATAACCCAGAAAACAGCCTACAACTGGCTATGCAAAACCAGTAAAACAAGAAAACGATTCCTAGAGAAAATTGGGCCAGAAAACTACCAAAAAGCGATGGAAAAAATAACAATATCTAAAAAAGCAGAGTACGATAAAGACCTGCTAACCAAAGAATGTCTAGATGAATTAAAAAACAACTACAGTAAGTTTCTAGAAATCGGTAGAGGCAAAGACGTTACAGCCAGACAACTAGAAAAAAGAACAAATGGTTTATTACGTAAATTAGTGGATTATCGCCTTAATAACTACTTCAAAGAAGATATAGATCGTTTTGAAATATTTCTAAATAAAAAACTCACAGAACTAAATAAATATAAAAGGTCTAGATTTCCAGTTGGAGAACCAGATTTCGATAAATTGGATTATCCAGATTTAATAATAAAATGA
- a CDS encoding ATP-dependent DNA helicase: protein MIKPNNKQKELIEQHDGIYLVDAGPGTGKTYSLTERYIQIHQKGIEPENILLITFTRNAANQLKEKIIQKSNINPSKIQDAAITTFHSHCKNKIESNGFNTPQHLGLQDHITKNTRTLESQVLENRHFNRFYSQFKNQHPEYKNQYRVVNNPNNLLHLIKSLAVKGIIPQKHGWYRNSGKHLDGDLQELKNKIEKQNKPRPGKNGPKQSELRKRLNTYKNKCFTQNAPTNQEIRGGRASKQVTPKYIEKAINEDRRNLKKYIHDIYHEYLQYALNKNYLNFSFYLLFAYVMLVENPELQKQQGYKYVMIDEFQDTNEIQLKLALLHAKKGNLCVVGDWKQSIYSFQYADVQNILQFKKRLRKHKKTLNKDHPRINYNTENIKKTNLKQNYRSGQKIIDFAETALTLKAKQNEKIEEKKIQNQITKLKSQKPHKPEIKAIHSEKEKQTILTKIQEITHNPEYTIKPKTNDQKRELTYKDIAILTRTRKFGLELQKKARQHGIPIAYEGGVELFKTNPAILLLAWLRTIQDRDTKKGWAVILENTGYTLDEAKHILKHKKYPKNMTQFRQQLQEIETLTGIARKIFDQYQIDNAYSNKTIEVIDNVFKNSYLNLGEIIHFIEQNIQEEETYEIDSKHREDLATIQTIHTAKGLEYPVIFISNVNQHNFPTQTHSKGRITYNNLTGIRQKKIYNKKNQPYLYDNWKTHIINKSIKKDYNEERRLMYVAMTRAKKYLYITADTKNKSQFYKDLNLNKKQIKPDIKKTPKQKTQPNQFKTKPTKQKTPIKLPITKVINKTKSKGRGTKHGINLHKYAEKYINGLETQPKNQDEKNVKQFIDQLKGTKIPEKKCTLPLHIKNTKIILNGKIDLIHKTNNKIEIIDYKTEKSKQTKKQHQTQISLYYHTLKQIYPETKITPIIYYTQTNQKQTIKPQPITKLKKQITQTLKKQQKTQK from the coding sequence ATGATTAAACCAAACAATAAACAAAAAGAGTTAATAGAACAACACGACGGAATCTACCTAGTCGATGCCGGACCTGGTACCGGTAAGACCTACAGCCTAACCGAGAGATACATACAAATACATCAAAAAGGCATCGAGCCAGAAAATATATTACTAATAACATTCACAAGAAACGCAGCCAACCAACTAAAAGAAAAAATAATACAAAAATCCAATATAAATCCATCAAAAATACAGGACGCAGCAATAACCACATTCCACAGCCACTGTAAAAACAAAATCGAATCAAATGGATTCAACACCCCCCAACACCTAGGGCTACAAGACCACATAACAAAAAACACCCGCACCCTAGAAAGCCAGGTATTAGAAAACCGACATTTCAATCGGTTCTACAGCCAATTCAAAAACCAACACCCAGAATACAAAAACCAATACAGAGTGGTTAACAACCCAAACAACCTGCTCCACCTAATCAAATCACTAGCAGTGAAAGGAATCATCCCCCAAAAACATGGATGGTACCGCAACTCCGGAAAACACCTCGATGGCGACCTCCAAGAACTTAAAAACAAAATAGAGAAACAAAACAAACCAAGACCAGGTAAAAACGGCCCTAAACAATCAGAACTCAGAAAGAGATTAAACACATATAAAAACAAATGCTTCACCCAAAACGCACCCACCAACCAAGAAATACGAGGCGGTAGGGCCAGCAAACAGGTCACACCAAAATATATAGAGAAAGCAATCAACGAAGACCGTAGAAACCTAAAAAAATATATACACGACATCTACCACGAATACCTACAGTACGCCCTAAACAAAAACTACCTAAACTTCAGTTTCTACCTACTTTTCGCATACGTAATGTTGGTTGAAAACCCAGAACTACAGAAACAACAAGGATACAAATACGTAATGATAGATGAATTCCAAGACACAAACGAAATACAACTAAAACTAGCATTACTCCACGCAAAAAAAGGAAACCTCTGCGTCGTTGGAGACTGGAAACAAAGCATATATAGCTTCCAGTACGCAGATGTCCAAAACATCCTTCAATTCAAAAAAAGACTCAGAAAACATAAAAAAACCCTAAACAAAGACCACCCCCGAATAAACTACAACACCGAAAACATCAAAAAAACCAACCTAAAACAAAACTACAGATCAGGCCAAAAAATAATCGATTTCGCCGAAACAGCCCTAACACTAAAAGCAAAACAAAACGAAAAAATCGAAGAAAAAAAGATCCAAAACCAAATAACCAAACTAAAATCCCAAAAACCCCATAAACCAGAAATCAAAGCAATACACAGCGAAAAAGAAAAACAAACAATCCTAACAAAAATACAAGAAATAACCCACAACCCCGAATACACAATCAAACCAAAAACAAACGACCAAAAACGTGAATTAACCTATAAAGACATCGCAATACTAACAAGAACAAGAAAATTCGGACTCGAACTACAGAAAAAAGCCAGACAACATGGAATACCAATCGCCTACGAAGGAGGAGTCGAACTATTCAAAACAAACCCCGCAATCCTCCTACTAGCATGGCTAAGAACAATCCAAGACAGAGACACAAAAAAAGGATGGGCAGTAATACTTGAAAACACCGGCTACACACTAGACGAAGCCAAACACATACTAAAACACAAAAAATACCCAAAAAACATGACCCAATTCAGACAACAACTCCAAGAAATAGAAACACTAACAGGAATAGCCCGCAAAATATTCGACCAATACCAAATCGACAACGCCTACTCAAACAAAACCATCGAAGTCATAGACAACGTCTTCAAAAACAGCTACCTAAACCTAGGAGAAATAATCCATTTCATAGAACAAAACATCCAAGAAGAAGAAACATACGAAATTGACAGTAAACACAGAGAAGACCTAGCAACCATACAGACAATACACACCGCAAAAGGCCTCGAATACCCAGTCATATTCATATCAAACGTAAACCAACACAACTTCCCAACCCAAACACACAGCAAAGGCCGAATAACATACAACAACCTAACCGGAATACGCCAAAAAAAGATCTACAATAAAAAAAACCAACCCTACCTATACGACAACTGGAAAACCCACATAATAAACAAATCAATAAAAAAAGACTACAACGAAGAAAGAAGACTGATGTACGTCGCAATGACAAGAGCAAAAAAATACCTATACATAACCGCAGACACAAAAAACAAAAGCCAGTTCTACAAAGACCTAAACCTAAACAAAAAACAAATCAAACCAGACATCAAAAAAACCCCAAAACAAAAAACCCAACCAAACCAATTCAAAACAAAACCAACCAAACAAAAAACACCAATAAAACTACCAATAACCAAAGTTATCAATAAAACAAAATCAAAAGGCCGAGGAACAAAACACGGAATAAACCTACATAAATACGCAGAAAAATACATAAACGGCCTCGAAACCCAACCAAAAAACCAAGATGAAAAAAACGTCAAACAATTCATAGACCAACTAAAAGGAACCAAAATCCCAGAAAAAAAATGCACACTACCCCTCCACATAAAAAACACAAAAATAATACTAAACGGCAAAATCGACTTAATACACAAAACAAACAACAAAATAGAAATAATCGACTACAAAACCGAAAAAAGCAAACAAACCAAAAAACAACACCAAACACAAATAAGCCTATACTACCACACACTCAAACAAATATACCCAGAAACAAAAATCACCCCAATCATATACTACACACAAACCAACCAAAAACAAACAATCAAACCCCAACCAATAACAAAACTAAAAAAACAAATAACCCAAACACTCAAAAAACAACAAAAAACACAAAAATAA
- a CDS encoding NTPase, which yields MVGNYFITGGPGVGKTTVLMKVVDELRDRDVVGGVYCPEIRENGRRKGFKIIDVLSGRSGVLAHIDQEEGPKVGKYRVDISSVDRVSRESFKRGIEESDVVVVDEIGPMEVYSEVFKEWCWRVLESDVPVLGVIHKQSVTGYIGRVKDRGDVNYLGVEARGTLPLPPVELTMDG from the coding sequence TTGGTAGGTAATTATTTTATTACTGGAGGTCCTGGTGTTGGTAAGACCACTGTTTTGATGAAGGTTGTTGATGAATTGAGAGATAGGGATGTTGTTGGTGGTGTTTATTGTCCAGAGATTCGGGAAAATGGTCGTAGAAAAGGATTCAAGATAATCGATGTATTGAGTGGTAGGTCAGGAGTGTTAGCCCATATAGATCAAGAGGAAGGGCCTAAGGTAGGTAAATATAGGGTGGATATATCTAGTGTGGATAGAGTTTCAAGAGAGAGTTTCAAAAGGGGGATTGAAGAATCTGATGTCGTTGTAGTTGATGAAATAGGTCCTATGGAGGTTTATAGTGAAGTATTTAAAGAATGGTGTTGGAGAGTCCTAGAGAGTGATGTTCCTGTGCTCGGTGTGATACATAAACAGTCTGTTACAGGTTATATCGGTAGGGTGAAAGATAGAGGTGATGTGAACTACCTCGGGGTCGAGGCCCGAGGCACTCTCCCTCTACCGCCTGTAGAACTTACTATGGATGGTTGA
- the ftsZ gene encoding cell division protein FtsZ, with product MDSLINQAKEHSTEETNFRDQNIEEFEEFGKPQIVVVGCGGAGNNTINRLYRIGVEGAETIAINTDKQHLDMIKADKRILVGKSLTKGLGAGGYPELGEKAAETARGTLEDVLEGADLVFITAGMGGGTGTGVSPVVAEVAKDQGAIVVGMVSTPFNVERARLKKAERGLERLRQEADTAIVLDNNRLLDYVPDLPIKQAFSVMDQLIAETVKGLSETITQPSLINLDYADVKTIMSCGGVAVMLIGETGEEDKSGSVVREALNHPLLDVDYEGATGCLVHITGGSDLTLKESESVAQELTYELDSNSNVIWGARINENYDGKVRVMAIMTGVNSSQVMNNGNGRCVNREQPNLTIDRIK from the coding sequence ATGGATTCCTTAATTAATCAAGCAAAGGAACACAGTACGGAAGAAACTAATTTTAGAGATCAGAATATAGAGGAGTTTGAGGAGTTTGGTAAGCCACAGATAGTGGTTGTTGGTTGTGGTGGTGCAGGTAACAACACTATTAACAGGCTTTATCGGATTGGTGTTGAGGGTGCAGAAACTATTGCTATAAACACGGATAAACAACATCTCGACATGATAAAGGCTGATAAAAGGATTTTGGTTGGCAAGTCTCTCACTAAGGGTCTTGGAGCCGGTGGATATCCAGAGCTAGGTGAGAAGGCGGCTGAAACTGCTCGAGGTACACTGGAGGATGTTTTAGAGGGTGCAGACCTTGTGTTTATCACCGCCGGAATGGGTGGTGGAACAGGTACTGGAGTATCACCTGTCGTTGCTGAAGTAGCTAAAGATCAGGGGGCTATCGTTGTCGGAATGGTGTCCACACCATTCAATGTGGAGAGAGCGCGGCTTAAAAAGGCTGAAAGAGGTCTTGAGAGATTAAGACAAGAAGCAGACACCGCAATCGTATTGGATAACAATAGACTACTGGATTATGTTCCCGACCTACCGATAAAACAAGCATTCAGCGTTATGGATCAATTAATAGCGGAAACGGTGAAGGGACTATCGGAAACAATAACACAGCCATCGCTAATCAACCTAGATTATGCCGACGTAAAAACCATCATGAGTTGTGGTGGAGTAGCAGTCATGTTGATTGGAGAGACCGGAGAAGAAGACAAATCCGGTTCAGTAGTTAGAGAGGCACTTAACCATCCATTACTAGATGTAGATTACGAAGGAGCAACCGGCTGTCTAGTACACATAACAGGTGGATCCGACCTCACACTAAAAGAAAGTGAGAGTGTAGCTCAAGAACTAACATACGAACTCGACTCAAACTCAAACGTCATTTGGGGCGCCAGAATAAACGAGAACTACGATGGAAAAGTAAGAGTAATGGCAATCATGACAGGAGTTAACAGCTCTCAAGTCATGAACAACGGAAACGGTCGATGTGTAAACAGAGAACAACCCAATCTAACAATCGACAGAATAAAATAA
- a CDS encoding DUF2284 domain-containing protein translates to MSVSISSLEDIFKDIHADFKNIEPDKVVVANWVRWKCKYGCKAYGKHYSCPPHTPTPQETKDILREYSIAYLFRFKDIETDPEYIDKDKPTSYSEIMGGEKPNPEHLHHYFYPGVKKVYETMPKIEREAFINGYYKAFSFVGLPCSLCQECVIEEKNLQEPTSKKDCKNPDTMRPPMEGSGIDVIQTAKNAGYNPEILTSKKQPINLYGLLLLE, encoded by the coding sequence ATGAGTGTTAGTATCTCTAGTTTGGAAGATATCTTTAAAGATATTCATGCTGATTTCAAGAATATAGAGCCAGATAAGGTTGTAGTTGCTAACTGGGTTCGCTGGAAATGTAAATATGGATGCAAAGCCTACGGAAAACATTATTCATGTCCACCCCACACACCAACACCACAAGAAACCAAAGACATCCTACGAGAATACTCAATAGCATACCTCTTCAGGTTCAAAGACATCGAAACAGACCCAGAATACATAGATAAAGATAAACCCACCAGCTACAGCGAGATTATGGGAGGAGAAAAACCAAACCCAGAACACCTCCACCACTACTTCTACCCAGGCGTCAAAAAAGTATACGAAACAATGCCAAAAATAGAGCGAGAAGCCTTCATCAATGGATACTACAAAGCATTCTCATTCGTAGGACTACCATGCAGCCTCTGCCAAGAATGCGTAATAGAAGAAAAAAACCTACAAGAACCAACATCAAAAAAAGACTGCAAAAACCCAGACACAATGAGACCACCAATGGAAGGAAGCGGAATCGACGTAATACAAACAGCAAAAAACGCAGGATACAACCCAGAAATACTAACATCCAAAAAACAACCAATAAACCTCTACGGACTACTACTCCTAGAATAA
- a CDS encoding small multi-drug export protein, with product MVEDIALWLVGLPDWLATMILSMLPVVELRGGLPVAVGVYGMSLPMAYFFSVVGNMIPVPFLLKFLPRVEGWLRRFSVFDRFFDWVFSRTRDRVEGSVRRYGLLGLIPFVAIPLPVTGAWTGVAAAYLFGFKLVPATLVIFLGVLISGVIVSLAVLGVISIATVL from the coding sequence GTGGTTGAGGATATTGCTTTGTGGCTTGTTGGGTTGCCTGATTGGCTTGCGACGATGATTTTGTCTATGCTTCCTGTTGTTGAGCTTAGGGGTGGGCTTCCTGTTGCTGTTGGTGTTTATGGGATGTCTTTGCCTATGGCTTATTTTTTTTCTGTTGTTGGTAATATGATTCCGGTTCCTTTTTTGTTGAAGTTTTTGCCTAGGGTTGAGGGTTGGTTGAGGCGTTTTAGTGTTTTTGACCGGTTTTTTGATTGGGTTTTTAGTAGAACTAGGGATCGGGTTGAGGGTTCGGTTAGGCGTTATGGTTTGTTAGGGTTGATTCCGTTTGTTGCGATTCCTTTGCCGGTTACTGGTGCTTGGACCGGTGTTGCAGCTGCTTATTTATTTGGATTTAAGTTGGTTCCTGCTACATTAGTGATTTTCTTGGGTGTTTTGATTTCTGGTGTTATTGTTTCACTCGCAGTTTTAGGAGTTATCAGCATAGCTACTGTACTCTAA
- a CDS encoding S16 family serine protease → MKLSVKIFIGLLVLVSLGLAGFSGFMYMDAEQYKENYQSLSEDYESLLEETKSFDSSYHYLTYLDDSGFVRDLDVSVASGDGSIHLEINNTAFEVDTQGSAVDARDVADLHTDLDLESDHDVYLDFDPKSELVSLGGPSAGAAQTLAIISAANEQPLDDEVVITGTIEVDGSIGAVGGVEEKVEAAEEMGFETVLVPEGQSVYMPGIDVVEVSHIEEAMYEVGLEPRDVEYPELELEVGDFSFVNEVYDYQNYDPHPGVYESNEWVELYFEIEGFELDEEGYAEYQQYVTIVWPDGTVDPFFDEYLWFDDELDGVQTIWFTNEYEPPSDGWMEGEHEVIIEVVDPVGDKDIMFTETFIVE, encoded by the coding sequence ATGAAGTTGTCTGTAAAAATCTTTATTGGTTTGTTGGTTTTGGTTTCTTTGGGTTTGGCTGGTTTCAGTGGTTTTATGTATATGGATGCCGAGCAATATAAGGAGAATTATCAATCACTGTCTGAGGATTATGAGAGTTTGTTGGAGGAGACTAAGAGTTTTGATTCGAGTTATCATTATTTAACTTATTTAGATGATAGTGGTTTTGTTAGAGATTTAGATGTCTCGGTTGCTTCGGGTGATGGCTCTATACATCTTGAAATTAATAACACCGCTTTTGAAGTAGATACCCAAGGTTCTGCTGTTGATGCACGGGATGTAGCTGACCTTCATACCGATCTTGATTTAGAGTCTGATCATGATGTATATCTTGATTTTGATCCAAAAAGTGAGCTTGTTAGCCTTGGTGGACCTAGTGCTGGTGCCGCTCAAACTCTCGCCATAATTTCTGCTGCTAATGAACAACCATTAGATGATGAAGTAGTGATTACAGGTACTATTGAAGTTGATGGTAGTATTGGTGCTGTTGGTGGTGTGGAAGAAAAGGTTGAAGCCGCAGAGGAAATGGGTTTTGAAACCGTTTTAGTACCTGAAGGCCAATCTGTCTATATGCCTGGAATAGATGTTGTTGAAGTCAGTCATATTGAGGAAGCTATGTACGAGGTTGGTTTAGAGCCTAGAGACGTTGAGTATCCAGAGCTCGAGTTAGAGGTGGGTGATTTCTCATTTGTAAACGAAGTCTATGATTATCAGAACTATGATCCACATCCGGGTGTTTATGAATCTAATGAATGGGTTGAACTTTATTTTGAGATAGAGGGATTTGAACTTGATGAAGAAGGGTATGCGGAATATCAACAGTATGTAACGATTGTATGGCCTGATGGAACCGTTGATCCTTTCTTCGATGAATACTTATGGTTTGATGATGAGTTGGATGGGGTTCAGACAATATGGTTTACAAACGAGTATGAACCTCCAAGTGATGGCTGGATGGAGGGGGAGCATGAAGTGATTATCGAGGTTGTGGATCCTGTTGGTGATAAGGATATAATGTTCACTGAGACTTTCATTGTCGAATAA